The Rhododendron vialii isolate Sample 1 chromosome 6a, ASM3025357v1 genome includes a window with the following:
- the LOC131330248 gene encoding GDSL esterase/lipase At5g45960-like, with translation MTSFSLQSFLFVLLCLLAFHQCSEARFLQTSKALFRSLYTFGDSYVDPGNNDFIDTPFRSNFPPYGRDFPGKVATGRFSNGLLFPDLLAYYVGVGKYTRPYLDPLLDLKESPTAISFASATSGYDPDTANKTNAIQLIDQLENFKQYKERIAKTIGTEKAKRKIEKALFYVNAGSDDFAFTYFQDGRNQENKRTPQQYDQVLLYFIRQFLQRLLDQGARKIAVNGLPPLGCIPVGITLLPATPRNTQVVTRSQRQCLDYVNVISSDFNSMLQEELDDLQSEHPEIKITYIDFEEPLLDVIENPDDYGYTEVNKGCCGTGVSEIGTQCNGTTSLCSDADKYVFWDAAHPTQKTNEIIFKSNLAAIDDLIGS, from the exons ATgacttctttctctcttcaatccTTCCTCTTTGTCCTCCTGTGTTTACTTGCTTTTCATCAGTGTTCCGAAGCCCGATTTTTACAAACCAGTAAGGCGCTCTTCCGGTCCCTTTACACTTTCGGGGATTCGTACGTCGATCCAGGCAACAACGATTTCATAGACACTCCTTTCAGGAGTAATTTCCCTCCTTATGGGAGGGACTTCCCAGGCAAAGTCGCAACGGGAAGGTTTTCGAATGGCCTACTGTTCCCGGACCTCCTTG CGTACTATGTGGGTGTGGGAAAATACACGCGGCCATACTTGGACCCACTACTTGATCTGAAAGAGTCCCCCACTGCCATCAGTTTCGCCTCTGCCACCAGTGGATACGACCCCGACACGGCCAACAagacc AACGCCATCCAGTTGATCGATCAGTTGGAAAACTTCAAACAGTACAAAGAAAGAATCGCGAAAACAATCGGCACGGAAAAGgccaaaagaaaaattgagaaagCATTATTTTACGTCAACGCGGGGTCCGATGACTTCGCCTTCACGTACTTCCAGGACGGCAGAAATCAGGAAAACAAAAGGACTCCCCAGCAATACGATCAGGTCCTGCTGTATTTTATTCGGCAATTTTTACAG CGGTTATTGGACCAAGGGGCTCGAAAAATCGCAGTAAATGGTCTACCACCCTTGGGTTGCATTCCTGTTGGTATCACTCTGCTTCCTGCAACTCCAAGAAACACACAGGTTGTCACTCGAAGCCAACGCCAGTGTCTTGATTATGTCAATGTCATATCATCGGACTTCAACTCTATGCTCCAGGAAGAGTTGGATGATCTGCAGAGCGAGCACCCAGAAATAAAGATTACTTACATAGACTTTGAAGAACCCCTACTGGATGTTATAGAAAACCCAGATGATTACG GTTATACCGAGGTGAACAAAGGTTGCTGTGGAACTGGGGTTTCTGAAATTGGCACACAATGCAATGGTACAACTTCGCTTTGTTCTGATGCCGACAAGTACGTATTCTGGGATGCAGCACACCCAACGCAGAAGACAAAtgaaatcattttcaaaagcaATCTTGCAGCCATTGATGACCTCATTGGGAGCTAG